The following is a genomic window from Spartobacteria bacterium.
TATGCATGAAATGGAGTAAGTATCATGGCAAAATTAACATTAGATGATTTGCGTAAAATGCGCAAAGATAAGCGCCAGGAAATGACACAGCGCGACATGGATTCCAAGGACAGCCAGATCATCATCGGTATGGGAACCTGCGGCATTGCCGCCGGAGCCAAAGAAACCTTTGATGCGATTCTTGATGAACTGGATAAAACAGGCGTCGCCAACGTCGCCGTAAAACAAACCGGCTGCATGGGACTGTGCCACTCGGAACCAACAGTGGAAGTCATTGTTCCCGGTATGCCCACCATTATTTATGGTGATGTAGACACAACCGTTGGACGTCAAATAGTAACAAAACATATTGTCGGCAAAGAACTGATCAACGATCATGTCTATGACAAACCAGCCGCCGACATCATGAATAAGAAATAATCCTTTCAAAAATAGGAACATGTTATGGCATATAAACAATACATACTGACCTGCGGAGGTACGGGGTGTGAATCCAGTGGCGGTGGTGAACTATACACCGAGCTGGTCAAAGAAGTGAATGCGGCGGGTCTGAGCAATGATGTTCAGGTTGTCAAAACCGGCTGTTTCGGATTCTGCGAAATGGGTCCTATCGTCAAAGTGCTCCCTGAAGAGACATTTTATGTTAAAGTAAAAGCCAGCGATGCAAAAGAAATCGTTCAGGAAAACATTGTCAAAGGCCGTCCAGTCAAACGCCTGCTGTACGATGTGAACCAGGGTGATGACGAAGCGAAAATGGAAGAAATCGGATTTTATCAGAAGCAGGTTCGCGTGGTATTACGTAACTGCGGGATTATCAATCCGGAATCTCTGGAAGAATACGTCGCTCGCGAAGGCTATGCCGCACTGGAAAAAGTGCTCTTCGAAATGACACCGGAAGACGTCCTGGAAGAATTGAAAGAATCCGGTCTTCGCGGTCGTGGCGGTGCGGGATTCCCGACATGGCGCAAATGGCTGTTTACCCGTGGCGTAGAAAGCGATCAGAAATACATCATCTGTAACGCCGACGAAGGCGATCCGGGTGCATACATGGACCGCAGTGTATTGGAAGGCGACCCGCATTCCATTATTGAAGCCATGATGATTGCCGGTCATACGGTTGGCGCAAGTCAGGGTATCGTCTATATTCGTGCAGAATATCCTCTGGCGATCGAACGTCTGGAAAAAGCTATTTGTGACGCCAAGGATGCCGGATTGCTCGGCGACAATATCCTGGGCAGTGAATTCAGCTTTAATATTGAACTTCGTCTGGGTGCCGGAGCTTTTGTATGTGGTGAAGAAACGGCGCTGATTGCTTCTGTCGAAGGAAAACGCGGCATGCCGACTCCGCGTCCTCCATTCCCGGCTGTCAAAGGTCTGTGGGGCAAGCCTACCGTCATCAACAATGTGGAAACCAATGCAAATATTCCGGTGATTATTCTCCGTGGCGGCAAATGGTTCTCAAAAATCGGGACAGAAACATCCAAAGGCACCAAGGTCTTTGCTCTGACCGGTAAAATTAAGAATTCCGGTTTGGTTGAAGTGCCCATGGGTACCACCCTGCGCGAAATCGTATATGATATCGGTGGCGGTATTCCTAATGGCAAAGCATTCAAGGGCGTTCAGACCGGCGGACCTTCCGGCGGTGTGATTCCGGCGGCCTACCTGGATACTCCTATTGATTACGAAGGCTTGCAGAAGCTCGGTTCGATCATGGGGTCCGGTGGTATGATTGTCATGGATGAAGATGACTGCATCGTGGACGTAGTAAAATTCTATCTTGAGTTTACTGTCGATGAATCCTGCGGAAAATGCTCACCCTGCCGTATCGGCGGACGTTCGCTGTTCAACATTCTTGACCGTATTACCAAAGGTCAGGCGTCGCTGGATGATATTCCAAAGATCAAGGCCATCTGCACCGCCATGTCGAAAGCGTCGCTTTGCGGACTGGGTCAAACGGCACCGAATCCTGTATGGTCCATCATGCGTCATTTTGAAGACGAACTGATGGCTCATATTGTGGATAAAACATGTCCGGCCGGTAAATGCAAGAGCTTGATTCAGTACCGTATTGATGCTGAAAAATGTATCGGTTGCGGTGCCTGTGCACGTAAGTGCCCGGTCAATTGTATCAGCGGCGAAAAACGTAAGCCGCATATCATCGATCAGGATAAGTGTATCAAATGCGGAATGTGCATGGAAACATGTAAGTTTGACGCCGTGCTGCACAGCTAAAATACCTATCTAAGTAAGGAAATTCTAATGGAAATGGTACAACTGAAAATCAATGGAACCCCGGTGGAAGTGGCTGCCGGTACATCCATCCTTGAAGCTGCAAAAAAGGTTCAGGTAAAAATTCCTTCTCTTTGCTATCATCCGGATTTGGCCCCCTGGGCCGCTTGCGGTATCTGCATTGTAAAAATTGAAGGATCTCCGAAAATGGTGCGTGCCTGTGCTACAGCCGTGACACCGGGCACCAATGTCATCACGCATGATGCGGAACTGCATGAAGTCCGTCGCTCTGTCGTCGAACTGATTCTTTCTACGCATCCCAATGACTGCCTACAGTGCTCACGCAATCGCAACTGCGAATTGCAACAGCTGGCAGCAGACTTTGGTATCCGTGAAATACCTTTCGAAACACGTGTGCGTGATATTCCTGTTGATGACAGCACCTGTTCTATCGTGCTGAATCCTGCTAAATGCGTTCTTTGCGGTCGCTGCCGTGAAGTCTGTCAGGATATGCAGGGTGTATGGGCTCTGGAATTCATCGGTCGCGGTGACGGAACGCGCATCGCCCCTGCTGCGGAAGTGGATCTGAAAGACAGCCCCTGCATTAAATGCGGTCAGTGCGCTGCGCATTGTCCCGTTGGTGCAATCTATGAACAGGATGACATCGCTCAGGTATACAACGCATTGCATGATCCCGACATCTTTACCGTTGTCCAGATCGCGCCTGCTGTTCGCGTGGCGATTGGGGAAGCCTTTGGGTATGAACCCGGCGAAATTCTCACCGGTAAAACCTATGCAGCCCTGCGCCGCTTAGGATTCAATGCCATCTTTGATACCAACTTCGCTGCTGACCTGACCATTATGGAAGAAGGCTCTGAGCTGGTAGATCGTCTAACCAATGACGGCCCATTGCCGCTGATTTCCAGCTGCTGCCCGTCATGGACTGACTACATGGAAAAATATGCTACCGATTTCATCGATAACTTCTCTTCGGCGAAGTCACCGCATGAAATGATGGGTACCATGATCAAAACCTATTACGCTCAGAAAATGGGTATTGATCCTTCGAAAATCTACTCGGTATCGATCATGCCTTGTACCTCCAAGAAATATGAAATCACCCGTACCGAAGAAATGTCGGCAAGCGGTTATCAGGACGTGGATGTGGTATTGACCACTCGCGAACTGTCTCGCTTCATCAAATCTGCCGGTATTGATTTCTGTAATCTGCCGGATGAAGATGCGGACAGCCTGCTTGGTGAGTACACCGGCGCGGGAACGATCTTCGGTGCCTCTGGCGGCGTGATGGAAGCGGCGTTGCGTACGGCTTACTACCTGGTAACCAAAGAAGAGCTGGCTGCGGTCGACTTCCAGGAATGCCGTGGTCTGGAAGGCGTGAAAGAAGCCACCATTGATCTCAAAGGCAAGAAACTGAAAATCGCGATTGCGCATCAGATGGGCAACATCGAAAAAGTGCTGGATAAAGTGCGGGAAGCACGTGAAAAAGGCGAAGAAACGCCTTACCACTTCATTGAAGTCATGGCCTGCCGTGGCGGATGTATCGGTGGTGGCGGTCAGCCTTATGGTGCAACCGATGAAATTCGCAAAAAACGTACTGCCGGTCTTTACAAGGACGATAGCGATTCAACGTACCGTTGTTCGCATCACAATCCTGAAATTCAGCAGATTTACAGCGATTTCCTGGAAAAACCGCTTAGCCACAAATCGCATAAATTGCTGCATACAACGTACGTATCCCGTGCAGTATACAAATTCACGGATTCGAAAAAAGAAGAGAACTAAGCTCTCTTCTTGAAGAGTATTTAACTGGCCGGGCTTGCCCGGCCAGTTTTTTTCGGCACGGTTCCGGAAGAAAAGCGCGGGAGTCAAATCATGCGAAAACTAACGTCGCCTGTTGGTACGTATCTCCAAATATACCTTGTGGCGCTGCTAATGGTTGCGGGCCTTCTTTACTGGACCTATTCCTTTGTTCAACCCGCTCCTCCCACCCATTTCCGTATCGCCACAGGGAAAACAACCGGAGCCTATTTTGGATTTGCGGCGAATTATGCCCGCATCCTGAAACAGCAGGGTATTGATGTGGATATTGTCCCAACCGAGGGATCCATGGATAACCTGAAACGGCTGCGCGATGAATCCTCGGATATAGACGTGGCGTTTATACAGAGCGGCGTCGCTAAACCAACCACCAACGACACGCTGCGCTCCATCGCCAGCGTTTTTTATGAACCCTTCTGGCTGCTCTATCAATCCACCTGCACGGTTCAACGACTCAGTGATTTTAAAGGCCTGCGCATTGCGGCCAGTATGCCGGACAGCGGTACCTACGCCCTCGCACGGCAGCTTTTTGCTGCGAATGGAGTCGCCCCTGCGTCGTTGCTCACTATGGAAAACAGCGAAGCCGTTAAACAGCTCGCAACCGGCGAGATTGATGCCGCCTGCTTTGTGGGAAATATCCAGTCTGGCTATATCGACAGCCTGACACACCAGAAAAAATACAAGCTGTTTGATTGTCCGCGCGCGCCCGCCTATGTCAGCCG
Proteins encoded in this region:
- a CDS encoding TAXI family TRAP transporter solute-binding subunit — encoded protein: MRKLTSPVGTYLQIYLVALLMVAGLLYWTYSFVQPAPPTHFRIATGKTTGAYFGFAANYARILKQQGIDVDIVPTEGSMDNLKRLRDESSDIDVAFIQSGVAKPTTNDTLRSIASVFYEPFWLLYQSTCTVQRLSDFKGLRIAASMPDSGTYALARQLFAANGVAPASLLTMENSEAVKQLATGEIDAACFVGNIQSGYIDSLTHQKKYKLFDCPRAPAYVSRYPFLSVLTLPEGIIDLAENIPPQDITLLSACATLVCREDFHPALIDLLLQATAKVHAKPHVFAREKEFPTAKYVDFPLSPDAERYFTYGPPLLQRLLPFWLATLVDRLKVMILPMLVLLIPLFKIIPPMLKWRINRKINRWYKSIQSIDILLNESLPPDQMDGLIRQLEDIEQKVTGIAVPAGYADKLYDLRVHIDLVRTKMSTRGALRTKDATA
- a CDS encoding NADH-quinone oxidoreductase subunit NuoF produces the protein MAYKQYILTCGGTGCESSGGGELYTELVKEVNAAGLSNDVQVVKTGCFGFCEMGPIVKVLPEETFYVKVKASDAKEIVQENIVKGRPVKRLLYDVNQGDDEAKMEEIGFYQKQVRVVLRNCGIINPESLEEYVAREGYAALEKVLFEMTPEDVLEELKESGLRGRGGAGFPTWRKWLFTRGVESDQKYIICNADEGDPGAYMDRSVLEGDPHSIIEAMMIAGHTVGASQGIVYIRAEYPLAIERLEKAICDAKDAGLLGDNILGSEFSFNIELRLGAGAFVCGEETALIASVEGKRGMPTPRPPFPAVKGLWGKPTVINNVETNANIPVIILRGGKWFSKIGTETSKGTKVFALTGKIKNSGLVEVPMGTTLREIVYDIGGGIPNGKAFKGVQTGGPSGGVIPAAYLDTPIDYEGLQKLGSIMGSGGMIVMDEDDCIVDVVKFYLEFTVDESCGKCSPCRIGGRSLFNILDRITKGQASLDDIPKIKAICTAMSKASLCGLGQTAPNPVWSIMRHFEDELMAHIVDKTCPAGKCKSLIQYRIDAEKCIGCGACARKCPVNCISGEKRKPHIIDQDKCIKCGMCMETCKFDAVLHS
- a CDS encoding ferredoxin; translated protein: MEMVQLKINGTPVEVAAGTSILEAAKKVQVKIPSLCYHPDLAPWAACGICIVKIEGSPKMVRACATAVTPGTNVITHDAELHEVRRSVVELILSTHPNDCLQCSRNRNCELQQLAADFGIREIPFETRVRDIPVDDSTCSIVLNPAKCVLCGRCREVCQDMQGVWALEFIGRGDGTRIAPAAEVDLKDSPCIKCGQCAAHCPVGAIYEQDDIAQVYNALHDPDIFTVVQIAPAVRVAIGEAFGYEPGEILTGKTYAALRRLGFNAIFDTNFAADLTIMEEGSELVDRLTNDGPLPLISSCCPSWTDYMEKYATDFIDNFSSAKSPHEMMGTMIKTYYAQKMGIDPSKIYSVSIMPCTSKKYEITRTEEMSASGYQDVDVVLTTRELSRFIKSAGIDFCNLPDEDADSLLGEYTGAGTIFGASGGVMEAALRTAYYLVTKEELAAVDFQECRGLEGVKEATIDLKGKKLKIAIAHQMGNIEKVLDKVREAREKGEETPYHFIEVMACRGGCIGGGGQPYGATDEIRKKRTAGLYKDDSDSTYRCSHHNPEIQQIYSDFLEKPLSHKSHKLLHTTYVSRAVYKFTDSKKEEN
- a CDS encoding (2Fe-2S) ferredoxin domain-containing protein, with product MAKLTLDDLRKMRKDKRQEMTQRDMDSKDSQIIIGMGTCGIAAGAKETFDAILDELDKTGVANVAVKQTGCMGLCHSEPTVEVIVPGMPTIIYGDVDTTVGRQIVTKHIVGKELINDHVYDKPAADIMNKK